Part of the Candidatus Alcyoniella australis genome is shown below.
CGTCGTCGTCGTCGTCGTCATCGTCGCCGCTGGAGCAGGCTACGACCAGGCTCAAGGACAGGACCAGGGCCAGCATGAGGCCCATCAGCCAAAACAGCTTCTTCATCTTTCCGACTCCTTTTGGTTTCTGTGGCTGTCGCTAAATGTTAGCCATTTGTTTATGGTTCCGTTTGACAGGAGATTAGAGAGACGATCTCAGGGCACGATCCCTGCTACCCTCCTTTCAACTCTTCTCTCTGCCCCAGAAAACACGGCCTGGGCCGCTTATGAGCGTTCTATAACTCGTATTCCGATGCACTGTCAAGCAAAAAGTATGCCCCCTGCACAGACAGTGAACCGGTAAGTGTTCCGATTAATATGGCTTTTCTTGACTTCAACGTTATGGCCCGTCTAAGCTCTGCCCACGATGTTACCTTTGATCGCAATTATCGGACGACCCAACGTGGGCAAGAGCCAGTTGTTCAATCGGCTGGTGCGCTCGCGCTCGGCGTTGGTCGAGGACATCCCCGGCGTCACCCGCGACCTGCGCTACGGTAAGGCCAGTTGGGAAGATCGCAGCTTCATGCTCGTGGACACCGGCGGATTCGACAGCACATCGGAGGATCCGCTGATCGAGCAGGTCCGCCTTCAGCTGGAATTCGCCGTGTCCGAGGCCGACCGCATCCTGTTTCTGCTCGACGCCCGTCAGGGAATCAGCGCCCTGGACGAGGAACTCGCCCTGTGGCTGCGTAAGATCGATAAACCGCTGTTCGTGGCCGCCAACAAGGTTGACGCTCCGTCCCTCGAACCGCTGTCCGCCGAGTTCTACCGCCTGGGAGTCGACCACGTCTATCCGATCTCGGCCAAAGAACGCTACGGCTTGTCCGAGCTGATGGACGACCTGCTTGAGGGCGTACCCGAGCAGGAGCAGGAACGGCCCCGCGAACGGGGGGCGGCGCGCGTGGCAGTGGTCGGTCGCCCCAACGTGGGCAAGTCCAGCCTGATCAACGCCCTGCTCGGTTCGCAGCGGATGATCGTCAGCGAGATCCCGGGAACGACCCGCGATTCGATTGACATCGAGGTGATACTCGGCGACGAGTCAATGACGTTGATCGACACCGCGGGCATCCGCCGTCGTCCCAAGGTCAAGGAAAAACTCGAGAAGTTCGCAGTAATCCAGGCGCTGCGCAGCCTGGAACGCACCGACCTGGCCTGCGTGGTGATCGACGCCAGCCAGCCGCTGAGCGAACAGGACGTGCGCATCGTCGGCTATGCCCACGAGCGCGGCCGCGGCCTGGTGCTGTTGCTCAACAAGTGGGATCTGGTAACGGACAAGAAAAAAGCCCTGCGCGCGTTCGCCGACATGCGCGAGCTCAAGATGCCGTTCGCCGACTACGCGCCGATGGTAACCACCTCGGCCACCCAGGCCAAAGGGCTGGACGAGCTGGTCAAGGCCGTCATCCGCACCCGCGTCAACCACGGCAAACGGCTGTCAACGCCGATCTGCAACAAAATCCTGGCCAATGCTCTGACAGAGCACCCTCCGCCGGCCAAAGGCGGCAGGGCGATCAACATGCTGTACATGGCCCAGACCTACGTGGCCCCGCCGACGTTCGCCGTGGTCTGCAACCGCCCCGAGGCCGTGCATTTCAGCTACCAACGCTATTTACAAAACCGCATCCGCCAATCCGAGGACTTCAGCGGCACCCCGATCTGGATCAAGTTCCGCCGTAAGGGGCACGGCAAGAAATAGCGCCCGTCCCTAAGCCAGCTCGAATTTCACACCCGATCGATCCCCAATCATTGCACGATACAGTGACCAATATCACCGGCCCCAGGTGTTTGGTATGTGATAAGATGTTTGTTTGCAACTGCTTGGAACAACCCAAGCACGGAGGAACTGCCGGTGACAATACGTAATTGGGGATGGAGCCTATTGCTGGTGCTGTTTATCCCCGCATTGGCCCACTCACAATGCACCAACAACTGGGGCTATGCTGAGCCGACCCCCGAGCGCTTCTACCGCGGCAACGCCGCCTACTATAACGGCAACGTCTACATTACAACCGGCGAGTTCGACGGCCGCGTCTACCACAACGACGTCTGGGTCTACGACGTGGGGCGCGATACCTGGGAGGAATCCGGGGCGAGCTACGACGCCACGGGCTGGACCAACGCCTGCATGGTGCAGTACCAGGCGCAGCTCTATGTGGTCGGCGGATTCAGTGCCGGAGTCTACAGCGACGACCTGAAGATCTACGACATTGCCGCCGACACCTGGTCCGCGGGACCCGACCTTCCGTTCACCACCTCGGGCTCCTACTGCGCGCTGATCGACGATCAGATCCACGTTGCCGGCGGCACGCCGAGCTATCAGTCGTCGCATGCGGTCTACGACATCTCCGAGGGCACCTGGGACGACAGCGTTGCCGACCTGCCTAGCGGCCGGGCCTTCGGCCTGGGCGCCACGGACGGCGAGCTGTTCTATGTGATCTCCGGCCTGGTCGGACCGACCACCGAATTCCTGGCCTACGACCCCTCCGAGGATACCTGGAGCGCGCTGCACGACCTGAACTCGGGCCGGATGTCTCCCGGTGGAGGGTTTGCCGAAGATCAGCTCTGGGTGTTCAACGGCGGAGGCCAGAACAACGACCCGTGGATCCCGCGTCCCAGCGCCGAGATCTACGACAGCGACGCGGACAGCTGGCAGTTCCTCCCCACCACTCCCAGCGTGGAGCCGATCGCCCCGGCCTCGGCCTTCGTTCCCGAATACGGCGGTCTGTGGCTGCTGTTCGGCGGCACCTACGGCGGCAACGAATACAACTACACCCAGGTCTATTCGTTCTGCTACGCGGCCCTCGAGGGGGTCGTCCCCACCGTCGGATACAACGGCTCCGACGCCGAGATCGCCATCAGCGGCTGGGGATTCGAGGCTGACGACGAGGTCTACCTGATTAACGATCTCGACCTGCGCAGCGACTTCTCCGAGGCAATAGTCGTTGCCGACGGCACAATCGAGGCCGTGGTCCCCCAGGGCGCGACCCCTGGCACCTACGACCTGGTGATCATCAGTTCCAGCGGCGAACAGGACGAACTGCTCAGCGCCTACCAGGTGATCGAGGGCAGCGCTGACGACGATGATGACGACGACGATGACGACTTGGATGACGACGACTTGGACGACGACGACAGCGCCGACGACGATGATCTGGACGACGACGACCTCGACGATGACGACGATGATGACCACGTCAGCGCCGGTGACGACGATGACGACGCCGGCTGCTGTGGATAAGGCGGGAAGGTAAAGATCGATAAATCGATCTTTGTGTGTAAGGCTCGCCTGGGGCACCTTTGAGGTGCCGCCGCGAGCAGCAACAGCAATTGCAGCAGGCGGCGGGCGGCGGGCGGCCGATCAGCGACCCTGGATGCGGGTCGGTATAGTCCGCTAGTCCAGCGGCACGAACGTCACGGTGATCGTGAAGGTCAGCTTGACGTTCATCGAGACCGTGGCCTCTTCGGGCGCGAACTGGCCGCAGACCACGAACACGCCTTCGAGATCGCCC
Proteins encoded:
- the der gene encoding ribosome biogenesis GTPase Der, translating into MIAIIGRPNVGKSQLFNRLVRSRSALVEDIPGVTRDLRYGKASWEDRSFMLVDTGGFDSTSEDPLIEQVRLQLEFAVSEADRILFLLDARQGISALDEELALWLRKIDKPLFVAANKVDAPSLEPLSAEFYRLGVDHVYPISAKERYGLSELMDDLLEGVPEQEQERPRERGAARVAVVGRPNVGKSSLINALLGSQRMIVSEIPGTTRDSIDIEVILGDESMTLIDTAGIRRRPKVKEKLEKFAVIQALRSLERTDLACVVIDASQPLSEQDVRIVGYAHERGRGLVLLLNKWDLVTDKKKALRAFADMRELKMPFADYAPMVTTSATQAKGLDELVKAVIRTRVNHGKRLSTPICNKILANALTEHPPPAKGGRAINMLYMAQTYVAPPTFAVVCNRPEAVHFSYQRYLQNRIRQSEDFSGTPIWIKFRRKGHGKK
- a CDS encoding kelch repeat-containing protein — encoded protein: MTIRNWGWSLLLVLFIPALAHSQCTNNWGYAEPTPERFYRGNAAYYNGNVYITTGEFDGRVYHNDVWVYDVGRDTWEESGASYDATGWTNACMVQYQAQLYVVGGFSAGVYSDDLKIYDIAADTWSAGPDLPFTTSGSYCALIDDQIHVAGGTPSYQSSHAVYDISEGTWDDSVADLPSGRAFGLGATDGELFYVISGLVGPTTEFLAYDPSEDTWSALHDLNSGRMSPGGGFAEDQLWVFNGGGQNNDPWIPRPSAEIYDSDADSWQFLPTTPSVEPIAPASAFVPEYGGLWLLFGGTYGGNEYNYTQVYSFCYAALEGVVPTVGYNGSDAEIAISGWGFEADDEVYLINDLDLRSDFSEAIVVADGTIEAVVPQGATPGTYDLVIISSSGEQDELLSAYQVIEGSADDDDDDDDDDLDDDDLDDDDSADDDDLDDDDLDDDDDDDHVSAGDDDDDAGCCG